A stretch of Camelina sativa cultivar DH55 chromosome 18, Cs, whole genome shotgun sequence DNA encodes these proteins:
- the LOC104761313 gene encoding uncharacterized protein At4g00950-like, translating into MVFVNDQERFCSSTTPKLPLFSYPMNNNNRAYETTPGLATPPVNIAGSVPFQWEEAPGKPLRIKKPARSSNQRGVVRGLDLPPRLLLPGETTTSVNEPSPTTVLDGPYDLRRRSLSLPRSSAVIRKLRGVVPAPAPEKEQRLFGGGSSRWGSFGKCKDVSEGIFDFPRFRDDGCHCRKDWTGGGVAGDGGAKVKLFRIKRKEGSFFNLSHTTKSEFWARVYEGFKQVIPWKRKQEGLQRTNSSIV; encoded by the exons atggtTTTTGTAAATGATCAAGAACGGTTCTGTTCTTCTACAACACCTaagcttcctctgttttcatatccaatgaataataataacagaGCATACGAAACAACTCCGGGGTTAGCTACACCACCGGTTAATATCGCCGGATCTGTTCCTTTTCAATGGGAAGAAGCTCCAGGGAAGCCTCTTCGTATTAAAAAACCGGCGAGGTCGTCGAATCAGAGAGGTGTCGTGAGAGGTCTTGACCTTCCTCCGAGGCTTCTCTTGCCGGGAGAAACCACGACGTCGGTGAACGAGCCTTCTCCGACGACTGTTCTTGACGGTCCTTACGATTTACGTCGTCGTTCACTGTCGCTTCCGAGATCGTCAGCTGTGATTAGGAAGCTTAGAGGAGTTGTTCCGGCGCCGGCTCCCGAGAAAGAACAGAGGTTGTTTGGTGGTGGGTCGAGTAGATGGGGAAGTTTTGGGAAATGTAAAGATGTGTCCGAGGGTATATTTGACTTTCCACGTTTTAGAGACGACGGTTGTCATTGCCGGAAGGATTGGACCGGAGGAGGAGTCGCCGGAGACGGCGGTGCAAAAGTGAAACTTTTTAGGAttaagagaaaagaaggaagcttttttaatctctctcatACAACAAAGTCTGAATTTTGG GCAAGGGTTTACGAAGGGTTTAAGCAAGTGATTCCATGGAAGCGTAAGCAAGAGGGTCTTCAAAGAACCAACTCTTCCATTGTTTAA
- the LOC104761311 gene encoding involucrin-like encodes MSMGDEKQGEMRSNMMLFGLLIRRIFDEEKSKLLQRLDDANSIITELKKVRNEDAKANEKVVSIFASQKQNWLRERYGIRLQIEALMKELRNIEKRKRKSLSEMQEKLKEKEGLVESKDKVMEEEKRKCKELEERLVKAEKEVQDLRETQERDVQEHSSELWRQKKTFLELASSQRQLEAELSRANKQIEAKGLELEDLSLEVIKMRKDLEQKDRILSVMMKKSKLDMTEKQMTLLKEAKKKQDEEEVKKWRTNSKSRKHERRSLRSMFAFEATSKSKTNSVPSITHIEHLELNKDPDIIPQIMDSYSIGDLNELGVDKIAKKRENLTFGEEELCIRVIGKNREIEGEFTDHMKLKDEKVEALCLHLMNSELELKRLRSCIEGMNQEMSQLRHENTQLEGMVNQRGEESVFLKKQEFKTQLKSLIPHKNNTSCRRKDTEPEEREKQFRSREVSQENATEKGRESYSPDELRHLTLKAAQSDAEEGSENERLLPEKREKGNGKESKSLIRSSSTNNPPWRMDLHALGVSYKIKRLKQQLMMLERYIGKPESQEMEKNSSDTGKRALLLIITLLNKQVTRYQSLQEKIDDLCKRMHVNEPEKISGNIRANGETKTSLEHFLDETFQLQRYIVATGQKLMEIQSKIASGFVEVLVGIITTESSSSTSSFDSERFAESIKSLFQEVQRGLEVRISRSIGDLEGTLAREGMIHLKRRGDVDLRV; translated from the exons ATGTCCATGGGAGATGAGAAACAGGGCGAGATGAGGAGCAATATGATGCTATTTGGTTTACTGATTAGGAGAATCTTTGATGAGGAGAAGAGTAAGCTTCTTCAGAGGCTTGATGATGCCAATAGTATAATTACAGAGTTGAAGAAAGTGAGAAATGAAGATGCAAAAGCTAATGAGAAGGTAGTTAGCATATTCGCGTCTCAAAAACAGAATTGGTTAAGGGAGAGGTATGGAATAAGGCTTCAGATTGAGGCTCTGATGAAGGAACTAAGGAACattgagaagaggaagagaaaaagctTATCGGAGAtgcaagaaaaattaaaagaaaaggaaggtTTAGTGGAATCTAAAGATAAAGTaatggaagaagagaagcgTAAATGCaaagaattagaagaaaggCTGGTCAAAGCAGAAAAGGAAGTTCAAGATTTAAGGGAGACGCAAGAGAGAGATGTGCAAGAACATTCGTCTGAGCTGTGGAGACAGAAGAAGACATTCCTTGAGCTTGCTTCTAGCCAGAGACAGCTTGAAGCTGAACTGAGTCGTGCAAATAAGCAAATCGAGGCTAAAGGACTTGAACTTGAAGACTTGTCATTGGAAGTCATTAAGATGCGAAAAGATTTGGAACAGAAAGATCGAATATTGTCTGTAATGATGAAAAAGTCGAAACTGGACATGACCGAGAAACAGATGACATTGCTTAAGGAGGCTAAAAAGAagcaagatgaagaagaagtaaagaaatGGAGAACGAATTCAAAATCTAGAAAACATGAGAGACGGTCACTGAGAAGCATGTTTGCTTTTGAAGCCACAAGTAAGTCTAAAACCAACAGTGTTCCTTCCATTACTCATATTGAACATCTGGAGTTGAATAAAGATCCTGATATCATCCCACAAATCATGGATTCCTACTCTATTGGTGATCTCAATGAACTAG GAGTGGATAAAATTGCAAAGAAGCGTGAGAATTTGACTTTTGGTGAGGAAGAACTTTGTATTAGAGTGATAGGGAAGAACCGAGAGATAGAGGGGGAGTTTACAGATCATATGAAACTAAAAGATGAAAAGGTTGAAGCTTTGTGTTTGCATCTCATGAACTCCGAATTAGAATTAAAGCGGTTGAGATCTTGTATTGAAGGAATGAACCAAGAAATGTCACAGTTGAGACACGAAAACACACAGTTGGAAGGCATGGTAAATCAAAGAGGGGAAGAATCGGTTTTCCTGAAGAAACAAGAATTCAAGACTCAGCTCAAAAGCTTGATACCCCACAAGAACAATACGAGTTGTAGAAGAAAGGACACAGAACCAGAAGAGCGAGAAAAACAATTCAGATCAAGGGAAGTTTCTCAGGAAAATGCAACTGAAAAAGGAAGGGAATCATATTCTCCTGATGAGTTGAGACATTTAACTTTGAAGGCTGCTCAATCTGATGCTGAAGAAGGATCTGAAAACGAAAGACTCTTAccagagaaaagagaaaaagggaatGGTAAGGAGAGTAAGAGCCTAATAAGGTCATCAAGCACAAACAATCCACCTTGGAGAATGgatcttcatgctcttggagtTTCATACAAGATCAAAAGGCTCAAACAACAACTGATGATGCTTGAAAGATATATTGGGAAACCGGAGAGCCAAGAGATGGAAAAAAATAGCAGTGATACCGGGAAAAGGGCTTTGTTATTGATCATTACATTGCTCAACAAACAAGTTACAAGGTATCAATCACTACAAGAGAAGATTGATGATTTGTGCAAAAGAATG CATGTGAATGAACCGGAGAAGATTAGTGGAAACATCAGAGCAAATGGGGAAACCAAAACATCACTAGAGCATTTCTTAGATGAGACATTTCAGCTGCAAAGATACATAGTGGCAACAGGACAAAAACTGATGGAAATCCAATCCAAGATCGCTTCTGGCTTTGTTGAGGTTCTAGTAGGAATAATCACTACTGAATCATCCTCTTCTACTAGCAGCTTTGATTCAGAACGTTTTGCAGAAAGCATCAAAAGTCTGTTTCAGGAAGTGCAGAGAGGGCTTGAGGTTAGGATATCCCGAAGCATAGGTGATCTTGAAGGCACATTAGCTCGTGAGGGAATGATACATTTGAAGCGACGGGGCGACGTGGACCTACGAGTATGA